In one Cellulomonas sp. JZ18 genomic region, the following are encoded:
- a CDS encoding isoprenyl transferase, with product MRLPHPLYGLYERRLAASLPAAQMPRHIGVILDGNRRWARSSGLSSAHGHRRGADKISDLLHWSEDVGVEVVTLWMLSTDNLARDPEELEPLLAVIEDVVGELAAERRWRIQAVGALEMLPPRTAAALKAAEEATADVEGLHVNAAVGYGGRREIADAVRSFLRHHAEAGTSLDELAEGFDVEHIAEHLYTKGQPDPDLVIRTSGEQRLGGFLLWQSAHSEFYFCEAYWPDFRRVDFLRALRAYGQRERRLGR from the coding sequence GTGCGCCTGCCGCACCCGCTGTACGGACTCTACGAGCGACGGCTCGCGGCGTCGCTGCCGGCCGCGCAGATGCCGCGGCACATCGGGGTCATCCTCGACGGCAACCGGCGGTGGGCGCGCAGCAGCGGCCTCTCGTCCGCGCACGGGCACCGGCGCGGGGCGGACAAGATCAGCGACCTGCTGCACTGGAGCGAGGACGTCGGGGTCGAGGTCGTGACGCTCTGGATGCTCTCCACGGACAACCTCGCGCGCGACCCGGAGGAGCTCGAGCCGCTGCTCGCCGTCATCGAGGACGTCGTGGGCGAGCTCGCGGCCGAGCGGCGCTGGCGGATCCAGGCCGTCGGCGCGCTGGAGATGCTGCCGCCGCGCACCGCGGCCGCGCTCAAGGCGGCGGAGGAGGCGACGGCGGACGTCGAGGGGCTGCACGTCAACGCCGCGGTCGGGTACGGCGGGCGCCGGGAGATCGCCGACGCCGTCCGCTCGTTCCTGCGGCACCACGCCGAGGCGGGCACGAGCCTCGACGAGCTCGCCGAGGGCTTCGACGTCGAGCACATCGCCGAGCACCTGTACACGAAGGGTCAGCCCGACCCCGACCTGGTCATCCGCACGTCGGGCGAGCAGCGGCTCGGCGGCTTCCTGCTGTGGCAGAGCGCGCACTCGGAGTTCTACTTCTGCGAGGCGTACTGGCCCGACTTCCGCCGCGTCGACTTCCTGCGCGCGCTGCGCGCGTACGGGCAGCGGGAGCGCCGGCTCGGCCGCTGA